In Klebsiella aerogenes, the DNA window ATGATCAGCGCAAGGCTGATGGAGTAGGCGACAAGAGCAAGTAGAGCAAACACAGGCATAGGAGCGTCGACTGTTGACTAAATAAGAAAGAGAAGCAGTATAGCGTTACGCGACGTCTGCTCCAACCGTTGCAGCACATTCAGGTTTATGTCGTGTTATACTGCGCCAAATTCGTATTTTTGTGTCGCTGCGGCGACCGACCGTTTCCACCTCAGGCGAGAGACAATGTTTGATAATTTAACCGATCGTTTGTCGCGTACGCTGCGCAACATTAGCGGCCGCGGACGCCTTACCGAAGACAACATTAAAGACACCCTGCGCGAAGTGCGCATGGCGCTGCTGGAAGCCGACGTCGCGCTTCCGGTCGTTCGTGATTTCATCAGCCGCGTCAAAGAGAGCGCGGTAGGCCATGAAGTTAATAAAAGCCTGACCCCGGGTCAGGAGTTCGTCAAAATTGTACGCAACGAGCTGGTTGCGGCGATGGGCGAAGAAAACCAGACGCTGGATTTAGCCGCGCAGCCGCCAGCGGTCGTCCTGATGGCGGGCCTGCAGGGCGCGGGTAAAACCACCAGCGTCGGTAAGCTGGGTAAATTCCTGCGCGAGAAGCACAAGAAGAAAGTGCTGGTCGTTTCCGCGGACGTTTACCGCCCGGCGGCGATCAAACAGCTGGAAACGCTGGCGGAGCAGGTCGGTGTGGATTTCTTCCCGTCTGACGTCGGCCAGAAGCCCGTTGATATTGTTAACGCGGCGCTGAAAGAAGCGAAGCTCAAATTCTACGACGTGCTGCTGGTGGATACCGCCGGTCGTCTGCACGTCGATGAAGCGATGATGGACGAAATCAAACAGGTCCACGCCGCGATTAATCCGGTCGAAACCCTGTTCGTCGTCGATGCGATGACCGGTCAGGATGCGGCGAATACCGCTAAGGCTTTTAACGAAGCGCTGCCGCTGACCGGCGTGGTGCTGACCAAAGTGGACGGCGACGCCCGCGGCGGCGCGGCGCTGTCGATTCGTCACATTACCGGCAAGCCGATTAAATTCCTCGGCGTCGGCGAGAAAACCGAAGCGCTGGAGCCGTTCCACCCGGACCGTATCGCTTCCCGTATTCTCGGCATGGGCGACGTGCTGTCGCTCATCGAAGATATCGAGAGCAAGGTTGATCGTGCGCAGGCCGAGAAGCTGGCGTCTAAACTGAAGAAAGGCGACGGCTTTGACCTGACGGACTTCCTTGAGCAACTGCGTCAGATGAAAAACATGGGCGGCATGGCCAGCCTGATGGGCAAACTGCCGGGTATGGGCCAGATCCCGGACAATGTAAAAGCGCAGATGGACGACAAAGTGCTGGTGCGTATGGAAGCGATCATCAATTCGATGACGATGAAAGAGCGCGCCAAGCCGGAAATCATTAAAGGTTCACGTAAGCGCCGTATCGCCGCCGGTTGCGGGATGCAGGTGCAGGATGTGAACCGTCTGCTGAAACAGTTCGACGACATGCAGCGCATGATGAAGAAGATGAAGTCGAAAGGCGGCATGATGAAAATGATGCGCGGCATGAAAGGAATGATGCCACCGGGCTTTCCGGGGCGTTAAGCGCTTTAGAGATTGCAATTTCCCCAGAAATGAGTAAAATTTTCGGGCTTTTAATATGACACCGGGCTCCTTCCCTCGAGGGAGCCCGGTTGTTCTATTCACACAAGAGGATGTTATGGTAACTATTCGTTTAGCACGTCACGGCGCTAAAAAGCGTCCGTTCTACCAGGTTGTTGTCACCGACAGCCGTAATGCACGCAACGGTCGCTTCATCGAGCGCGTTGGCTTCTTCAACCCGATCGCGACCGAGAAAGAAGAAGGCACCCGCCTGGATCTGGATCGTATCGCTCACTGGGTTGGCCAGGGCGCTACTGTTTCCGATCGCGTTGCCGCGCTGATCAAAGCCGCTAACAAAGCAGCTTAATCTGTCACGGTGGTCATGATGAGCAAGCAACACACCGCACAAGCACCTGTTGATCCGATCGTATTGGGGAAAATGGGTTCTTCCTACGGTATCCGTGGTTGGCTCAGAGTGTTTTCCTCCACCGAAGACGCTGAAAGCATTTTTGACTATCAGCCCTGGTTAATCCAGAAGGCGGGTCAGTGGCAGGTTGTTGAGCTGGAAGGCTGGCGCCACCACAATCAGGACATCATCATCAAGCTGAAAGGCATTGACGATCGTGATGCGGCGAATCTTCTGACTAATTGCGAAATTATCGTCGATTCATCGCAGCTGCCGACGCTGGAAGAGGGCGACTATTACTGGAAAGACCTGATGGGCTGCCAGGTAGTCACCACCGAAGGTTATAGCCTGGGTAAAGTCATTGATATGATGGAAACCGGGTCGAATGACGTTCTCGTCATCAAGGCAAACCTGAAAGATGCGTTTGGCATCAAGGAGCGGTTGGTTCCGTTCCTCGATGGGCAGGTTATCAAGAAAGTCGATCTCGCTACTCGTACTATCGAAGTAGATTGGGATCCTGGTTTTTAAATTCTCCGGATAAACGGTAAAAGACGGCGCTATGTGGATTGGCATAATTAGCCTGTTTCCTGAAATGTTCCGCGCAATTACCGATTACGGGGTAACTGGCCGGGCAGTAAAAAATGGCCTGCTGAGCATCGAAAGCTGGAGTCCTCGCGACTTCGCTCATGACCGGCACCGTACCGTGGACGATCGTCCTTACGGTGGCGGACCGGGGATGCTAATGATGGTGCAACCCTTACGGGATGCCATTCATGCAGCAAAAGCCGCGGCAGGTGAAGGCGCAAAGGTGATTTATCTGTCACCTCAGGGACGCAAGCTTGATCAAGCGGGCGTCAGCGAACTGGCAACGAATCAGAAACTGATTCTGGTGTGCGGTCGCTACGAAGGGATAGACGAGCGCGTAATCCAAACCGAAATTGACGAAGAATGGTCAATCGGCGATTACGTTCTCAGCGGTGGTGAGTTACCGGCAATGACGCTGATTGACTCCGTTTCCCGGTTCATTCCGGGAGTATTGGGACATGAAGCCTCGGCAACGGAAGATTCCTTTGCTGATGGGTTGCTGGATTGCCCGCACTATACCCGTCCTGAAGTGTTAGAAGAGATGGAAGTACCGCCGGTGTTACTGTCGGGAAACCATGCTGAGATACGTCGCTGGCGTCTGAAGCAGTCGCTGGGCCGGACCTGGCTTAGAAGACCTGAACTTTTGGAAAACCTGGCTCTGACTGAAGAGCAAGCAAAGTTGCTGTCGCAGTTCAAAAGCGAACACGCGCAACAGCAGCATAAACATGATGGGCAGGCGTGAGCCCCCAATATCAGTTTACCCAGGATAAGAGATTAAATTATGAGCAACATTATTAAGCAACTTGAACAAGAACAGATGAAGCAGGACGTACCTTCCTTCCGTCCGGGTGATACCGTGGAAGTGAAAGTATGGGTTGTTGAAGGTTCCAAAAAACGTCTGCAGGCATTCGAGGGCGTGGTTATCGCTATTCGTAACCGCGGTCTGCACTCTGCATTCACTGTTCGTAAAATTTCCAACGGCGAAGGCGTTGAGCGTGTCTTCCAGACTCACTCTCCGGTAGTTGACAGCATTGCTGTTAAACGTCGTGGTGCTGTACGTAAAGCTAAACTGTACTACCTGCGTGAGCGTACCGGTAAGTCTGCTCGTATCAAAGAGCGTCTTAACTAAGATTCGCTTTCGCGACATCCTGATAGAAAGGGCTGGCCAGATGGCTGGCCCTTTTTTTATCTTAGTTTTAACTATTTTGATGTAAATCAATTACAATAGCGCCCAGATTTCGGAGGGGCGGTGAGCAGCACTATTTTCCCACAATCAGTATCTCAACGGCGGGCCGCCTGGCTTGCGCTGTTTGCGATCCTGCTGATCGTGGTGGCGCCGCTGATTTCCATCTCGTTACAGAAAGACCCGATGAGCGCGATGCCAGGTATGCATCATGCGATGTCGATGGACATGTCCCATGATATGTCGCCTGAGATGACCGGCCATGATATGACGATGACGCACGGCATGCCGGTTGACCACGCGGAAGCCTGCGGCTACTGCGTGCTGCTCGCGCACGTCCCGGGGCTGATCTTCGCGCTGGCGCTATTCTTTGCCATGGTCCTGCGGCGCATTCGCCTGCCGGTTTCTCGCCCGGTATTAAAACATTGGCACTACTTCCCCTGGCTCTATCCCGAAACCCGCGCGCCGCCGCGGCGGTCTGCTTTTTCCCTTTGATAAAAATGAATGTGCGCACTGCGCAACGACCTCTTTTGCTTTAAAAAAGGAAAAGTATGACAACCTGCACCTCGCGCGCGGCATGGCTGAACCTGCTGCGGCGCCTCCATTTCTATATTGGTCTGTTTATCGGGCCATTTATCTTCGTCGCCGCCTTCACCGGCACGCTGTATGTTGCAACGCCACAACTGGAGAACTGGCTGTACCACGATGCCTTACACGGCGCGCTTAATGGCGAGAAACAGCCACTGAGCGCGCAAATCGCCGTTGCCAAAGAGGCCACGCAAAATAACCTGCGCCTGCAGGCCGTGCGTCCGGGGCTGACCGCAGGCGAAACGACGCGGGTGATGTTTGCCGACCCGCGGCTAGGGGAGTCAGAAAACCGGGCGATTTTCGTTGATCCGGTCACTCTGAGAGTGAAGGGCGATCTGACGGTTTACGGCACCAGCGGTATTTTACCGCTACGCCAGTGGATCGATTACGCTCATAAATCACTGCTATTGGGTGATGGCGGGCGACTGTACAGCGAGCTGGCGGCCTCCTGGATGTGGGTTGCGGCTTTGGGCGGTATTGCATTGTGGACGATGACCCGGCCAAAACGGCGGATTAACAATCGGCAGCAAAATACCCGTCGCCTGCATGTGATGCTTGGCTGGGTGTTACTGGTCGGTATGCTGCTGTTTTCCGCCACCGGATTAACCTGGTCGCAGTGGGCGGGTGGTAATATCGATAAGATGCGCGCCGCATTGGGTTGGCTGACGCCGCAGGTCAATACGCAACTGCATAGTATGGATAAGATGCCGTACGATCCGCACGCCGAGCATCATATGGGGCATATGGCGATGGATGACGCGCAGGAAAAAGTGAGCGCGGCGCAGTTTGATGGTGTGCTGAAGGCCGCACAGACTGCGGGACTCACGGCCAGCAAGTTGGAGATCCGGCCGCCTAAAAACGCTGGAATGGCGTGGACGGTGAATGAAATCGACCGCAGTTGGCCGACGCAGGTCGATGCTGTCGCGGTTGATGGCGCCACGCTGCAGGTCGTTGACCGCACCCGCTTTGTTGATTTCCCGCTGATGGCTAAGCTGACCCGCTGGGGCGTCGATTTCCATATGGGCATTCTGTTCGGGATCGTCAACCAATTGCTGCTGGTAGCATTCGGGCTGGCTCTGTGCGTGATGATTATTGTCGGCTATCGCCTGTGGTGGATCCGTCGCCCGGCGCATGCCGCGTTTAACCCCGCACAGACGCTGGTGCAGGCGTGGCTGGGGCTGAATGGACCAGCCCGGGGACTTGCGCTGTTGATAGCGTTTCTGCTCGGGCTGGCGATACCGTTGATGGGCGTAAGCCTTGCGGTGTGCCTCGTTGTTGACTACCTGCGCTGGCGCGCGGCTTCTGCGCTGAGGCTGGCTAAGTCGGTAGACTAACGCGCTTAAGGCGTGCTGATGACCACGGTGACGCGGCGGTTTTCAGCACGGCCTGCGGCAGTATCGTTGCTGGCGATAGGGTACTTTTTACCTAACCCGCGGGTCGTTAAATTGCTGCGCGGGATTTTAGCGCCAACAGCCCAGGCATCCGCCACGCTGTTGGCGCGCTTCAGTGAGAGTGCTTCGTTATAGCTGTCTTCGCCGTAGTTATCGGTATGGCCTTCAAGGCGGCTGTGGGTAATGCCGGTTTCAGCCAGACGTGCGGCCATGTCGTGTATTTGCTGTTGGCTGTCAGCGCGCAAGCGGTAGTCGTTTTTATCGAACAGGATGCTGTCAGATAAACCTAACGACCAATCCCCGGAGACTTCGGTAAAGCCGTAAGACTGCATGGCTGCAACCTGTTCCTTAGAGAATTTACCTGGCGCCTGGCACCCTGTGAGTAGAAATGCAGCCAGAAGAGTGGGTGCAATAAATTGCCTGAGCATAGTCTTTCCTTCTTATTTTTGTGTGTGATGAAAACGCTGGTTTTTCATCCGATACATATTCTGATCGGCCAGTTCCTGTAGCTCCTCCACCGAAGTGTGTTCCCAGGTCAAAGCATAGCCAATACTCAAGGAGAGCGTTGCCGTGTGGCCGTTGTGAAGGTTAAATGGCTGAAGAAACTGTTCGGACAGCGTTGCACAAAGCGCCTGGACTTCGGTTTCCGTATGCACATTGTGCAGCAGAATGGCGAATTCATCGCCGCCCAAGCGCCATGCCTGGTGACGGTCGCCGACGAAAGCCATCAGGCGGCTGGCGACCTCAATGAGGACTTTATCGCCCGCGGCGTGTCCCCAGTTATCGTTGATGAGTTTGAAATTATCGCCGTCAAGAAACAGCAGCGCCGAGCTATGGCGTGCGGCGTCATCGCTCATCAGCTTACCGATGACGTTACGAAACGCCGCCCGGTTTGCTAAGCCCGTGAGCGGGTCGTGCAGAGAGCTGCGCAACAACTGGGCATTCTTCGCCTGTAGCTGGCGCTGCCAATCCTCCATTTCCCCCAGCAGGCTATTAAAATCCTGGGCGAAGAGATGAAACTCTTCGATGCGCTCTTCCGGAACCCGGCGTGAGAAATGGCGGTTTTCGCGAATATCGTGCACCACCTCGGTGATGCTTTGCAGAGCGGCGACAATGCCGCGGTGCAGGGAATGAGTGAGCATCAGGGCGATAATAGACGCCAGCAGAATGCTGCCGGTTAGCACAATGAGGGAAATACCGAGAAAGTGGCTGATTAATTGATCGAGGGCCTTCAGACGAAGCTCACCGATCATTTTCCCCTGATGCCAGATAGGCTGGATAGTCGGTTCAGGAAACAGCCATTTACTAATATAACCGCTGAATTTTTCGTTTTTAACCAACGCCTCATTCCGCCAGTCGGCGAAATGCCGCTGGTGGTTATCCAATAACGTGGCCTCGGAAAACTGCCCCTGTCTTCCCAGCGTTGCCAGAGTATCCTCCGCGGCGGCGGCGTCGCCAAATACCAGCGCGGCTTCAAGGCTGCGACCCATGGTTGCGGCGGTGAGTTCGAGATTTTTTTGTGCGTATTGCTTTAAAGTAATAACGGAGGCGGCGCTAAGTAAAAGCCAAACCAGCGTCATTGAAATCACTACGCTTATCATACTGATACGGCGTAATGCGTTTTTGAAAGTGGGGCGCGGGGCCTGAGAAAAATCCTTATTCATGTGATTTCTTCCGGGCAAGCATCAGTACATCCGGATTGACCCGTACGCCGCTATGCGTCAGGACATCCAGATTAACGGAAAACCTCACCCTGTCGTCATTTATGAGCAAGCAAAAAGCGCTGCCAATAGAGCAATCGGTATTTTGTTCCGCTATGAGCAATAGGGGACGGGAGCCATATTTTGTTGTTAATGCGGACTGCTGTTCCGGGGTTTCGCTTCCGAAATAAAAACCGTCGCAACTGGTCTTTAGGGCTTCCTGTGAATTTCGAACTATCACCGGTTGATAAGGTAAATTCTCCGGCGTTTCCTGAGCCAAACTGTGGAGATAACGGGATGTGGAAAAAATACACAACTTTGGCGGGCCGACTAAGTTTGGCCAGCGCGTATAAGTCACGATCCCCGAAACAATGGCGCGAACGTTTTCAGATGTCTCAGCGGCAAAAGCGGGGACTCCCGCAATTAGCAAAAATAAAATCAAAAATAGACGGTAAAACTCTTTCATTAACAGATCCGTCAAATCGTCATCGTACGGGAAACGCAGCTCGCAATTGCCTGAGTGGAGAATATCATTATTGGCAAAAACCGTCATTAGCTGCCCCGGCCGCTTTGAGATAATCCTTACCAGGAATTTTAGTAAAGGAATAAGCAAAACGCGGCGGTAATAAGCGTATTTCTCTGGGTGTACAGTTAAGTGAACAGTTTTTGGTGATTGAATGGGGAATTATTTTGCTGTTGTAAAGTAATGTTTACGTATTATGGATTGATATCTTTACTTTCTGTGGTATCGTTACGTCATGCCCACTGAGGCAACCACTATCGCAAACGAGCTACACAGGATCGCCATCATGCAAAAAGACGCGCTGAATAACGTACACATTACCGACGAACAAGTTCTGATTACTCCGGAGCAGTTGAAAGCGGAATTCCCGTTAAACGTTGAGCAGGAAGCGCAGATCGCGCAGTCCCGCCAGACCATTTCTGACATCATTGCCGGTCGCGACCCGCGCCTGCTGGTGGTCTGTGGTCCTTGCTCGATCCACGATCCGGAAGCCGCGATTGAATACGCTCGTCGATTTAAAGCCCTTGCCGAAGAGGTCAGCGATAGCCTCTACCTGGTGATGCGCGTCTATTTTGAAAAGCCTCGTACCACCGTTGGTTGGAAAGGGCTGATTAACGATCCGCACATGGATGGCTCGTTTGATGTTGAAGCGGGTCTGAAGATTGCGCGCCGTTTGCTGGTTGATTTGGTCAATATGGGTCTGCCGCTGGCGACGGAAGCGTTGGATCCCAATAGCCCGCAGTACCTTGGCGATCTGTTCAGCTGGTCCGCCATCGGCGCGCGTACGACCGAATCGCAGACCCATCGTGAAATGGCCTCTGGTCTGTCGATGCCGGTTGGCTTCAAAAACGGTACCGACGGCAGCCTGGCAACGGCAATTAACGCCATGCGCGCTGCCGCGATGCCGCACCGCTTTGTTGGCATTAACCAGGCCGGTCAGGTCTGCTTGTTGCAGACTCAGGGTAACCCGGATGGCCACGTGATTCTGCGCGGCGGTAAAGCGCCGAACTACGGCCCGGAAGATGTTGAGAAGTGTGAAAAAGAGATGGCGCAGGCGGGACTGAAGCCGTCGCTGATGGTAGATTGCAGTCATGGTAATTCCAATAAAGACTACCGTCGCCAACCGGCGGTGGCGGAATCCGTCGTCGCGCAGATCAAAGATGGCAACCGTTCCATTATTGGCCTGATGATCGAAAGCAATATCCACGAAGGCAATCAGTCTTCTGAACAGCCGCGTTGCGATATGAAATACGGCGTCTCCGTCACCGATGCCTGCATCAGCTGGGAAACCACCGATGCGCTGCTGCGCGAGCTGGATAGCGATCTGCGCGGTCATCTGGCGGCACGTCTGGGTTAAGAGGATTGTATGGTTGCTGAACTGACCGCATTACGCGATCAAATTGATGAAGTAGATAAGGCGCTGCTGGATTTACTGGCCAGGCGCCTGGAGCTGGTGGCGGAAGTCGGCGAGGTCAAAAGTAAATATGGTCTGCCGATTTACGTACCGGAGCGCGAAGCGGCGATGCTGGCTTCCCGGCGTGAAGAGGCGGCATCGCTTGGCGTGCCGCCGGACCTTATCGAAGACGTGCTGCGTCGGGTGATGCGCGAATCTTACTCCAGCGAGAATGACAAAGGCTTCAAGACCCTGCATCCGAACCTTCGTCCGGTGGTCATTGTCGGCGGTGGCGGGCAGATGGGACGCCTGTTCGAGAAGATGTTGACGCTGTCCGGCTACCAGGTACGAATTCTGGAAAAAGAAGACTGGCCGCGGGCGACGGATATTGTCGCGGATGCCGGGATGGTGATTGTCAGCGTACCGATTCATACCACGGCGGAGACGATCTCGCGCCTGCCGCCGCTGCCGGCGGATTGTATTCTGGTCGATCTGGCCTCCATTAAAGCCGAGCCTCTGCAGGCGATGCTGGCGGCGCATAACGGTCCGGTACTGGGGTTACACCCGATGTTCGGTCCGGATAGCGGCAGTCTGGCGAAGCAGGTCGTGGTCTACTGCGACGGTCGTCAACCGGAAGCGTACCAGTGGTTCCTCGAACAGATTCAGGTGTGGGGCGCGCGACTGCACCGCATCAGTGCCGTCGAGCACGATCAGAACATGGCGTTTATTCAGGCGTTGCGTCACTTTGCGACCTTCGCCTACGGCCTGCATCTGGCAGAGGAGAATGTTCGTCTTGAGCAACTGCTGGCGCTATCTTCACCGATCTACCGCCTGGAGCTGGCGATGGTGGGCCGTCTGTTTGCCCAGGATCCGCAACTGTATGCTGACATTATTATGTCGTCGGAAAACAATCTGGCGCTGATTAAACGTTACTACCAACGTTTCGGCGAGGCGATTAGCTTGCTGGAGCAGGGGGATAAGCAGGCGTTTATCGACAGCTTCCGCAAAGTCGAGCATTGGTTTGGCGATTACGCCCAGCGCTTCCAGAATGAAAGCCGTACACTACTGCGCCAGGCGAATGATAATCGGCAGTAAGTTTGCTAAACGTGTATACAATAAAGCCAGAGGGGTAACCCGCTGGCTTTTTTTATAGGGATGAAAAGATGGCTCAACCGCAACCGCTGTTTGATTACGCCGGGCATCTTCCGGAATGCCCAACCTGGAGTGACGCCGAGCAGGCGCTGTACTGGGCGGATATTCTGGAGTGCGAAATTCACCGCTACGATACACGCAGTAAAGAACATCTGATTCTGCAATTTCCTGAAGAAGTGGGCTGCTTTTCTCTGCGCGAGAAGGGCGGTTTTATCGTCGCGCTACGTAGCGGCATCTGGTTGAGCGATGCCCGTGGCCTGCTGCAGCGAAAAATTTGTGATAACCCCAGTAACCCGGATCTGGCGCGCTTTAATGACGGCGGCACCGATCGCGATGGCCGTTTTTACGCCGGTACCTTTTGGGGGCCGGGAGATTACAACGGTGCGCTACTGGTGCGTATTGATAACGACCTGACGCCAAAGGTCATTCAGTGCGATATTCACGGCGCTAACGGTCTGGCGTTTAGTGAAGACAAGCGTTGGATGTATACCTCAGACACCCCCAATGCGGTGATTTAC includes these proteins:
- the tyrA gene encoding bifunctional chorismate mutase/prephenate dehydrogenase, whose amino-acid sequence is MVAELTALRDQIDEVDKALLDLLARRLELVAEVGEVKSKYGLPIYVPEREAAMLASRREEAASLGVPPDLIEDVLRRVMRESYSSENDKGFKTLHPNLRPVVIVGGGGQMGRLFEKMLTLSGYQVRILEKEDWPRATDIVADAGMVIVSVPIHTTAETISRLPPLPADCILVDLASIKAEPLQAMLAAHNGPVLGLHPMFGPDSGSLAKQVVVYCDGRQPEAYQWFLEQIQVWGARLHRISAVEHDQNMAFIQALRHFATFAYGLHLAEENVRLEQLLALSSPIYRLELAMVGRLFAQDPQLYADIIMSSENNLALIKRYYQRFGEAISLLEQGDKQAFIDSFRKVEHWFGDYAQRFQNESRTLLRQANDNRQ
- a CDS encoding PepSY-associated TM helix domain-containing protein, producing MTTCTSRAAWLNLLRRLHFYIGLFIGPFIFVAAFTGTLYVATPQLENWLYHDALHGALNGEKQPLSAQIAVAKEATQNNLRLQAVRPGLTAGETTRVMFADPRLGESENRAIFVDPVTLRVKGDLTVYGTSGILPLRQWIDYAHKSLLLGDGGRLYSELAASWMWVAALGGIALWTMTRPKRRINNRQQNTRRLHVMLGWVLLVGMLLFSATGLTWSQWAGGNIDKMRAALGWLTPQVNTQLHSMDKMPYDPHAEHHMGHMAMDDAQEKVSAAQFDGVLKAAQTAGLTASKLEIRPPKNAGMAWTVNEIDRSWPTQVDAVAVDGATLQVVDRTRFVDFPLMAKLTRWGVDFHMGILFGIVNQLLLVAFGLALCVMIIVGYRLWWIRRPAHAAFNPAQTLVQAWLGLNGPARGLALLIAFLLGLAIPLMGVSLAVCLVVDYLRWRAASALRLAKSVD
- the ffh gene encoding signal recognition particle protein; translated protein: MFDNLTDRLSRTLRNISGRGRLTEDNIKDTLREVRMALLEADVALPVVRDFISRVKESAVGHEVNKSLTPGQEFVKIVRNELVAAMGEENQTLDLAAQPPAVVLMAGLQGAGKTTSVGKLGKFLREKHKKKVLVVSADVYRPAAIKQLETLAEQVGVDFFPSDVGQKPVDIVNAALKEAKLKFYDVLLVDTAGRLHVDEAMMDEIKQVHAAINPVETLFVVDAMTGQDAANTAKAFNEALPLTGVVLTKVDGDARGGAALSIRHITGKPIKFLGVGEKTEALEPFHPDRIASRILGMGDVLSLIEDIESKVDRAQAEKLASKLKKGDGFDLTDFLEQLRQMKNMGGMASLMGKLPGMGQIPDNVKAQMDDKVLVRMEAIINSMTMKERAKPEIIKGSRKRRIAAGCGMQVQDVNRLLKQFDDMQRMMKKMKSKGGMMKMMRGMKGMMPPGFPGR
- the dgcN gene encoding diguanylate cyclase DgcN, with translation MNKDFSQAPRPTFKNALRRISMISVVISMTLVWLLLSAASVITLKQYAQKNLELTAATMGRSLEAALVFGDAAAAEDTLATLGRQGQFSEATLLDNHQRHFADWRNEALVKNEKFSGYISKWLFPEPTIQPIWHQGKMIGELRLKALDQLISHFLGISLIVLTGSILLASIIALMLTHSLHRGIVAALQSITEVVHDIRENRHFSRRVPEERIEEFHLFAQDFNSLLGEMEDWQRQLQAKNAQLLRSSLHDPLTGLANRAAFRNVIGKLMSDDAARHSSALLFLDGDNFKLINDNWGHAAGDKVLIEVASRLMAFVGDRHQAWRLGGDEFAILLHNVHTETEVQALCATLSEQFLQPFNLHNGHTATLSLSIGYALTWEHTSVEELQELADQNMYRMKNQRFHHTQK
- the aroF gene encoding 3-deoxy-7-phosphoheptulonate synthase AroF: MQKDALNNVHITDEQVLITPEQLKAEFPLNVEQEAQIAQSRQTISDIIAGRDPRLLVVCGPCSIHDPEAAIEYARRFKALAEEVSDSLYLVMRVYFEKPRTTVGWKGLINDPHMDGSFDVEAGLKIARRLLVDLVNMGLPLATEALDPNSPQYLGDLFSWSAIGARTTESQTHREMASGLSMPVGFKNGTDGSLATAINAMRAAAMPHRFVGINQAGQVCLLQTQGNPDGHVILRGGKAPNYGPEDVEKCEKEMAQAGLKPSLMVDCSHGNSNKDYRRQPAVAESVVAQIKDGNRSIIGLMIESNIHEGNQSSEQPRCDMKYGVSVTDACISWETTDALLRELDSDLRGHLAARLG
- a CDS encoding DUF2946 domain-containing protein; this encodes MSSTIFPQSVSQRRAAWLALFAILLIVVAPLISISLQKDPMSAMPGMHHAMSMDMSHDMSPEMTGHDMTMTHGMPVDHAEACGYCVLLAHVPGLIFALALFFAMVLRRIRLPVSRPVLKHWHYFPWLYPETRAPPRRSAFSL
- the rimM gene encoding ribosome maturation factor RimM (Essential for efficient processing of 16S rRNA), with the translated sequence MSKQHTAQAPVDPIVLGKMGSSYGIRGWLRVFSSTEDAESIFDYQPWLIQKAGQWQVVELEGWRHHNQDIIIKLKGIDDRDAANLLTNCEIIVDSSQLPTLEEGDYYWKDLMGCQVVTTEGYSLGKVIDMMETGSNDVLVIKANLKDAFGIKERLVPFLDGQVIKKVDLATRTIEVDWDPGF
- the rplS gene encoding 50S ribosomal protein L19, with amino-acid sequence MSNIIKQLEQEQMKQDVPSFRPGDTVEVKVWVVEGSKKRLQAFEGVVIAIRNRGLHSAFTVRKISNGEGVERVFQTHSPVVDSIAVKRRGAVRKAKLYYLRERTGKSARIKERLN
- the trmD gene encoding tRNA (guanosine(37)-N1)-methyltransferase TrmD, with protein sequence MWIGIISLFPEMFRAITDYGVTGRAVKNGLLSIESWSPRDFAHDRHRTVDDRPYGGGPGMLMMVQPLRDAIHAAKAAAGEGAKVIYLSPQGRKLDQAGVSELATNQKLILVCGRYEGIDERVIQTEIDEEWSIGDYVLSGGELPAMTLIDSVSRFIPGVLGHEASATEDSFADGLLDCPHYTRPEVLEEMEVPPVLLSGNHAEIRRWRLKQSLGRTWLRRPELLENLALTEEQAKLLSQFKSEHAQQQHKHDGQA
- a CDS encoding YfiR family protein; protein product: MKEFYRLFLILFLLIAGVPAFAAETSENVRAIVSGIVTYTRWPNLVGPPKLCIFSTSRYLHSLAQETPENLPYQPVIVRNSQEALKTSCDGFYFGSETPEQQSALTTKYGSRPLLLIAEQNTDCSIGSAFCLLINDDRVRFSVNLDVLTHSGVRVNPDVLMLARKKSHE
- a CDS encoding OmpA family protein; its protein translation is MLRQFIAPTLLAAFLLTGCQAPGKFSKEQVAAMQSYGFTEVSGDWSLGLSDSILFDKNDYRLRADSQQQIHDMAARLAETGITHSRLEGHTDNYGEDSYNEALSLKRANSVADAWAVGAKIPRSNLTTRGLGKKYPIASNDTAAGRAENRRVTVVISTP
- a CDS encoding SMP-30/gluconolactonase/LRE family protein; the protein is MAQPQPLFDYAGHLPECPTWSDAEQALYWADILECEIHRYDTRSKEHLILQFPEEVGCFSLREKGGFIVALRSGIWLSDARGLLQRKICDNPSNPDLARFNDGGTDRDGRFYAGTFWGPGDYNGALLVRIDNDLTPKVIQCDIHGANGLAFSEDKRWMYTSDTPNAVIYRTPLDEQGEPGKREVLRRFQPGEGIPDGAAIDVEGCYWSAMFDGWRIARFSPSGEQLEEYRLPVRCPTMVCFGGTDMKTLYITTTRENMDADEVAQYPLSGAIFTLPVAVAGMKKRSFIER
- the rpsP gene encoding 30S ribosomal protein S16, whose translation is MVTIRLARHGAKKRPFYQVVVTDSRNARNGRFIERVGFFNPIATEKEEGTRLDLDRIAHWVGQGATVSDRVAALIKAANKAA